DNA from Dioscorea cayenensis subsp. rotundata cultivar TDr96_F1 unplaced genomic scaffold, TDr96_F1_v2_PseudoChromosome.rev07_lg8_w22 25.fasta BLBR01001100.1, whole genome shotgun sequence:
CTAGGGTTTCAAACCTGGAGATGAGCAGGACGGATCTGGGGAAGGGAAGGGTGATCAGCTTCACTGGAGACAGTTTCTCCTGTTGGATTGTCCAATGCGCACAATGGCTAGGTATATTCTTTGAATTTGTGCAATAATCATACTTAGTTTTTGGAATCTGTATGAAGAGTTAACCTGCAGAGATCATTTACGTAAATTCGTTGACTGAAATCACAAGACACGAGCCATCGGTATGCATGTACACTTCGGAAAAGAGGacatttattatgattatgtaCATATAATTTCTCTGTAAATATGTCATGTTTCATCACAATATCTTTAGTGCAAGTGCCTCTCACAATCTTTGTTAAGCTTTTATGGCATATTCAATAGTTATATACTGATTGTCCACCAGTTATTTCTTTCATGCTTAATAAGCTGTATTTTGATAAAAGTTATGTCCTCAAACTGGTATGCATTAACCACAGAATCGAATATCatcctaaattttaaaatcaatagtCAGTAATTCCAAAATGCAAATTTGACTCTCTTTATGCGCAAATTGAATTGAGTCTGATAATCCTTCAGTGTTCACGTTTGTCTTGCTTGAAGCTTTGAGCTGTTTTCTGCTTACCATAATTTACTTCaatcttgtttttaattgtttcccCGTACTGctgaaatatgatttattattttttttttttttgttggcagCACATGTTGTTATTGGGTCTTGTTCACTTGTCGGGAAACTTTTCCTTCTTCCTTCTAACAGTCAAAGTAAACAAGTTGATGGGATTATTCAATTGCCGCTTAGTCCATTACGGGTAATGTAAATTAGTTGAGCCTTTTTTCTGTGGAATATTCATCTCCACTTCATTCCTTGTCTAGCATCATAATgtggtttttcttctttgtttgtttcttttttgagtTTTACATTTATTTCCCTCTGATATGTTTTCTACTGTTCAACTTTGTGCAAATGTTTCTGATGGAATTATCTGTTAACTTGTCTGTTAGTTTTATCAATATACAGTCTCAGCTTTTCAACAATGGCTTCTTAATTTAATTGTTAAACTTTATCATTAAGCATGGTTGACCTACAATCTTGGAAATGTTTAGTGGACCATATGTTGTTAATGTTCCAAATGCCTAGTCAGCCAGCAGGCAAGTTGGACATTGTTTCATTTACAATCTTCTGCATTATATATGCTGTACTAATAATCTTAAGTGCTCAATGTGGTGTGCAATAAATTCATACTGATTATAAAATAACTTTCAGAAATTCTTCTACCTAGTTTTAACTTGGAGTTAAGGAATAAGACAGTTTACTGATTGCCAAAAACTCCTTATATTAAATACATTAAAGCCTCTGCAAGTGTGAGTTTGTAGTGAACAATATCTTGAATTGATTGGAACTCGATAAAGATTATAGAACTGCTGAACAGAGTGTATATTATAGGATATTTTGCCACCCAGTGCAAGCAAATCTGTGATTTATTGTTATCTTACCTCAAGATGTGGTGTGCTGGTTAAGATCTTTAAAGGTAGCTTTGGCAATTAACTAGAATGTGAATGTGTATCCGCCCTTTCCTTGGTATTTCTTGTATCGAACATAATAACTGAATGTTTGAGCGCATCCTATATATTAGTTGTCAAATTGTGATGGTGTTGTACTTCTGGATGAAAATATATGCATCTGGCTATGCTCTTTGTTATGCCAACCATTCTTAAAGATCTGACATGTAGTTTGATTCTTTTCCTTAAAGCATGAAATTTTTTGCGTTAATATATCGGCTAGAGGTAAAATTATTAGAGATaataatttgagaaaatttCTTGCGtggcataataaaaatacatatggCTAATTTGccctcttaaaaaaaatcatatttgtctATAGACCCCAAAATAGATTAAGGGAAGAGATTGATGACATAGTTTGATCTTTTTATATCCAAGTTTTCACTGGGGCATAATAGCAAATATCCATGATTGTGCAGTATAATGGCAAAATATCGTAACTTGGTAGATCCTGATCCAATTATATGAGTCTAGGTCTCTCTTCTATTATGTTAAGTTTTAAGGTTGCATGGAATCAAATTAATGTGTTTGATTGCCATCGAAAATGATCAAAGCCACGATTACTAGTTGTTTTACCAAATGTAGCTAAGAAAAATGACAAGCACTAGTATATTCAGCAAATCTTGCTCGATACTAGTTTAAAAAGTACAATGGTCCTAATATCATTTCTCTGTGTATGCTCTCTATCTCATCACTTGCATCCCCCTTGTGATCTTTTTATCCTCTAATGCATTACAAATATTCTTTGTGAACATTCATACATTGCTTATCTGTTTCTTCTCCAAAATTCTAGGAAGAAAGATTGAGGAATCTCAGACAGAGGTTGGAGGTTTCATTCGACAACACTTGTCTGGATCATCAAGTTTGCTCTCATCTTCATATCTGTTAATAATTTTCTGTTCCAAGTTGCAGCCTAATCGTCGGGCTATTCATTCAGGGAGTATATATCTCATTTCACATTCACCTTTTTCTTCAGGATTCCTTGAAGCAACTATGGATGTTGGCTTTTCCTGATCGAGAACTGCCTCCGCTTAAATCTGAGTTATGGAAAGAGATGGGTTGGCAAGGTACCGACCCATCTACTGATTTCAGGtaaatatggataaaaaaaatgtctgtttttttttatgaaagtaAATAAGTACATCATTCTCTGGTGAATGCACTCCTGAAggtttttgattttgtttttagggGTGGTGGGCTTATATCTCTGGAAAACCTCATCTTTTTCGCCAAGAATTACCCAGTAACtgctatttttttctctcttgatcacttctttcttctttacatCTGAGTAGTGGCTCATTACATTCTGATCCTTATCTCCAGGCTTCTTTCCAAAGACTTCTAAACAAACAAGATGGGAAGAGAGCTGATTGGGAATACCCTTTTGCTGTAGCTGGTGTCAATCTATCGTTCATGTTGGTTCAAATGTTAGACTTGCAATCAAACAATGGTAGTTTAAAAATTCACTGCTCTTAAAACATTTGAGTATACCATTGTACTAACATGTAGCTTTATCAACAGAGAAGCCGAACTCCAAAGCCGGTGCACTATTCCTAGAACTGCTTAGAAGCGATGAGATGGCCTTCGACGAACTCTATTGTGTTGCTTTTCAGTTGCTTGACACAAAATGGCTTGCGATGCGTGCATCCTACATGGAGTTCAATGTAAGTATCAGCTTGCTAATAATATGaagatttttatcaaattaggTTTGCTTTTTTACTTTGGCCTAAAAACACTTGAAAAttgaagacttttttttttttttacttattcaaGGAGGTTCTCAAATCTACAAGAGCACAACTAGAACAAGAGCTTGCATTGGATAGCATATCTTCTGTACATGACCTTCCAGCTTACAACATGCTAAGAAGATAAGTTTGTTAATCTtcctttaaataataaaaaggctGTTCCAAGGGTTTCTGATTAACTTTGGCACAATAATGGCAACTAATTCTCCTACAcatttttgtatgtatatattagattaattttcaatgtaatatttaaattgaatgcgcTTTAAACAATGACTTGAAACAAGTTTagatataacaaataatattgaactgattttttttttcatgtaccTCCTGGAAATCCTTCTGATTTACAGAAAAGTTAAACTCTTTGAAGTAGTTGCTATTAGAGATGTGAAACATCAAGATTTCCTGTGAATGCTTAAAACTTAACCTTAGATCTCTTTAGATAATAATCTTATGTgcaattatgaagaaatcaaaAGTTTTGTTTAAAGCTGGTACATTTCACTGAGATAGATTAAAATAAGAACTAAATATTAAAAGGCTGAACGTTTTGCACATACATAGAATAATAGTTGTTCAGGAGTTCTTAaccaaaagaataaaagaaattttaggGTACTAAAAATAGCTATGGGGCATTCCCTATATGGGAACCTGTTACAGCttcttttgccctaaaaccTCACAAAAGAAGCAAGCAGATCACAAACAATAGGCCTTGTCAGACCCTCATAATGTCCTTGGTTTTTTTCACACAAAACTGCACCTGAGAAGATCTCCACATTGAAAACAAACCAAGATAACAATTTCAGCTATGAAGCTTAGTAGAACCATCCTCAGTCTCTGCACT
Protein-coding regions in this window:
- the LOC120255602 gene encoding ELMO domain-containing protein A-like, which codes for MNLLINLILMILENLCLENMGMNNWRVSNLEMSRTDLGKGRVISFTGDSFSCWIVQCAQWLAHVVIGSCSLVGKLFLLPSNSQSKQVDGIIQLPLSPLREERLRNLRQRLEVSFDNTCLDHQDSLKQLWMLAFPDRELPPLKSELWKEMGWQGTDPSTDFRGGGLISLENLIFFAKNYPASFQRLLNKQDGKRADWEYPFAVAGVNLSFMLVQMLDLQSNNEKPNSKAGALFLELLRSDEMAFDELYCVAFQLLDTKWLAMRASYMEFNEVLKSTRAQLEQELALDSISSVHDLPAYNMLRR